CAGGAACCtctattatttttttatttgggaattCTGAGCACGGCGTTTTAGTGAGGCTTCCTGGACATTCTTTGGATGTTCAAATGTTCGAACGTCTACGGTAGTTCTGAGATTATAACTTCCGTACTTCCAGGCTAATTATTTATTCTAGGTAATAGTCAGATTTTTGCCTAGCTCTATATAGGGTTAAATTTCCAACCGTTTCACAACCACTTTGTTCAAGTCTAGAGAGTCTCAAGTCAAGAAGGGAAGATATAAGTTGTTGGATGGTTCCAAGAACACTTACTTAAATCTTGAAGGTCAATATCTTCTTATTCTTGAGCCCCTAATCCGTAGTATTTCTCTCTTGTTACACCAATCttatccagagagagagagagagagagagagagagagagagacagagagagagagagagatcatatgGTATCTCGATACTACTACTCGATGGTTATGAGTCACTTGACAGACTTCAACCCCATATTGTCTATTAAGGACCCAGAGACTTCAACCTTCAAGATCAACTGCTCTTCATGAGCCCTTGGTGGGGACGCAATCAGGATCCCTGAGTGATCGTGCTTCCATGCCTCCATTGCTACTTGTGACCAAATTGCCCGTATTCACATCCCTATTTGATTCATTACATTTTCTTGATGGAACTAACTTTTTTGTGTCTATTTTACGTATTCCTTGTATATTATTGGCCATGGTCACCACTCAATCAGCACTGGTTGGGCAGCATGCTCTTGCCCACCGCTACTAGCGACCCTGTCGTGCTCAAGGACGAGACATCGATAGAGCCTTTGAAGAGTAAGAGAACTGTGCGGGGAGGGAAGCGCCTACCTACGTGACCCTTAGGACATCTACATTGCAAAGCGCCTCATTAGACGCCTAAGCCGTAATAAAAAATGTTTTTCTTCCTTGCGCTTGGGCTAGCGCCCCTGTTTTCAACGCTCGGTGCCAGGTACTGGCACTACTCACGTGAAAAAAGGACGAGAAATTGGGCTAGCACCTGGCGACTAGCGCGCCATCGATGATAGCCTATTTCCTGGAATCAGACAGGATATGAGGAAAACTACCAGGATTCTGATCCTGGCGCTCGGCCTTAGCGcccgcattggagatgcccttatggtAACTCCTCCTTCCCTCTTTGAGCTTGTCTTGCGCCNNNNNNNNNNNNNNNNNNNNNNNNNNNNNNNNNNNNNNNNNNNNNNNNNNNNNNNNNNNNNNNNNNNNNNNNNNNNNNNNNNNNNNNNNNNNNNNNNNNNNNNNNNNNNNNNNNNNNNNNNNNNNNNNNNNNNNNNNNNNNNNNNNNNNNNNNNNNNNNNNNNNNNNNNNNNNNNNNNNNNNNNNNNNNNNNNNNNNNNNNNNNNNNNNNNNNNNNNNNNNNNNNNNNNNNNNNNNNNNNNNNNNNNNNNNNNNNNNNNNNNNNNNNNNNNNNNNNNNNNNNNNNNNNNNNNNNNNNNNNNNNNNNNNNNNNNNNNNNNNNNNNNNNNNNNNNNNNNNNNNNNNNNNNNNNNNNNNAAACTTTGGTAATGTTGATATCTACGTAATTTTTGTGCTTACACATAGTTTGCAACCCTATTCGCTGGTGGATGTGTTCATGTCAAATTTGCATGTCAGCGCCGAATGGTGGTGTTGGCATGAACAAACTCAACGAGATGGAGGAGTTGGCGATGCAAAAAGAGGAGAAGTTGTCCTCAAGATCTCAAGCCAAACCATGAAGAAGATGGGAAGAATGAGGAATTACAATGCAAAGGAGGACATAGCATTGTACTATGCATGAATGAATGTGTCTCTTGACACGGTGGTAGGCACAGATAAGAGCAAAGGAACATTTTGGAGAGGAACTGAGGAGTATTATCGTTGCATGGTGAAGGTTGAGTCCAACCTCACAAAATATCCGTACTCGCACCACTAGTCAACAATTCAAGATCAATGCAACCAGATGGGAAGGTTGTGTTAAGTGAAAGAAACACCGACAAGTGGTATGCCACTCAATAAGCTTGATTCCTACGTGCAAGGACTTCTCAAGGAAAACAACAAGAAGAATGATGGGACGGCCTTCACTTTGCATCATTGTTGGATAATTCTTAAAAAATAATGAGAAGTGCGCAAGGAGGAATTAGGAGAAGACACCAAAAGAGAGAAATGGTGAAGGCAGGGAAGATGGCAAGGTGGATGAACTCCGCGCGGTTGGAGGAGAAGAGGAAGCCGGCGGAAGAGGACAGGAAGCTTGCCCTCAAGAAGGTGAGGTTGAGGATCTCATGCTCGTGGACGTTTTCACAATTAGACGGCATATGGCAAAACAATATTTTGAGCAAGCTCGTCACGAGATCTTGGAAATGCCAAAACTGTTATCCTCAGTGTTGCCAAGATGGATGTGGGTGCTTAATCTATACTCAATGTTGTCTCCCATTTATTCTCAACGGACTTTGCTCTATGTTCTTGCTATCAGATGAACTATATGTCGTTGCTTTCAGTACTTCATGAACATTTGTGATTTAAATTTGAGATTTTGTGCATTCGCATTTCAAATGTAGTTGGAATGTATGCATTCAAATCATCAAGGTTGTATTAAATATGGTTTTGAAATGAAGTGGAAATGAGGTTTACGTATGCAATGTGATGAGAGAAAGTGCAAAAAAAGAGTTTATGGACTTAAAAGTTTTGGGGGTCGATAAAAAACGAGGCTACTACACATATTCCTTTGGGAGTTAAGTTTCGAGGAGATTAGAGTTGCCCTAACCAAGTGAAACCCAAAGCAACCGAGTTTTCCTAGGTCTGCTTTGATCATCATATAACATCATGAACAGTCGGTAATAACCCTCATAGATCCATGTACAACCCAAGGTGGTGCCAGACACTTGTACCCAATTAGAATGCCGTCCAAAAAACAAAAGAATACACATCAACCGATGTGCAACAGAGAAGAGAAAAGGTATAGGTTTCTTGGAGTAAGCTACTAGATTATACCATAAGCTTGTACTATTAGTCGCATAACTTCCTATCCTTCAGCCTCGGATTTAGTTTTCTCATAACTTCTATGAACTCTAGCACATTTCGGCAGTTGTTTCCTCAGGCCGATGGGAGGAGCATGATGTGCTTTCTGTTTTCACCTTTCAGGAGGGACTGCAGCTGCAGAAGTGCCTTTCTGGTTGGATATGGCTGAAGCAAGAGCGATAGGCATCAGGCAGAGGCCCTTGTTCTGAAGGTACTGCATTGCATTTGTGATGCTTGTTTCCATCAGCTTTATAACTTCTTGCTCAAAGACCAAGCTGTCTTCTGGGCCTGCTGCATCCAGAAGCCCTTGTGAAGCGGTTGGAGGTGATAGAGATGAATTGCTATGGCCCTGTGGAAAGTTCGACAGTGCAATAAAACTTGAGTACACTGGCATTCTAGAGAAAAAGCAAGGACTTGACTTGAATGAAGTGTTTATTCATCAGTACTGATATTGATAAATTAGATTTGGTTACATTCAACCAAATTAAAGCCATGAAAAATACAAAAGAATCTAATATAAATTCTAACTACAATGCAAGTGGAGCTCTAAGACTCCTGAATAATCACGAAGCATATTATGGTCATAAAAGTAGTGTAACCAACAGTAGAAATGCAACAACGAAAAAAACTTGTCATTGTCTACCAATTTTTTTATGCCTATAGTCACAACAAGGAGCTATTCACTTTGTACAAACAGAAAAGTTTCCGTACCTCAGTTTGAGATTCTGCAAGGAGGGGAAGAACTGCCCCGGGAGCTCCTAGCCTACTCATGCTTAAGACCTGTAATGTTGAAACCAGGACGATTTGTTTCAGAGAAAGGAAATGAAGGAGAATGACAACCAACAGGGAAAGTTACTACTCATGAACATGTTTGTGGACGCACCTTCACCTGAAGCTGAAGAAATTTCACATAATCAATTATTTCATCAAGCATTGATGATTTATCTGCCTGCTCACATAAAAAAGACTATTGGTTAGGAATTCCAAATTTTATTGTTATACTATTTTATTCGAGAGTGACCAATAAACTTAAGGAAAAGTTAATTTCATTAACTTCGCAATGTTCTAAACCAGGCATGGATAACAGTATAGGTGGCACAGATTTTGTTGTGCCCAAATCCGGTGCCAGCCCGCCACAACAAATGCAAATTTGGCTTGTGCGTACGACACGTCAAGCCATGATGCATTAGTGCTAGAGAAGTGTGATGCCCTGCAAGTATGGCACTAGGCACTAACCAAACAGTGGCGAGAAAAGCTCTAACTTGTCGAACTCTAGTTTGCCGAAGTGTGGCTACAAAACAAACATGCCTAGAACATTAAGCAGATCATAAAGGAACTGAACCTATGACTTGTGATGGCTTAGGTTACCCCTAACTGATAACTACAACAACATCAAGGCATTttgtcccaagcaagttggggtaggctaccCCTAACTGGTAACTATTTAGGACAAATGTTATTTGCACTTTTCAAGTCTTAAAATCCAAACAACTACTTGCTTCAGTTATTGCTGGGCCAATTTTAAAACAATACTTCAGCACATATGTATCCACATATATGATTGGTTATTACCATATGTCATTCTCTTCTGATTCGGttatatggaagtaataaaagataTTTTGGTGGACTAATATAAATGTACTGCATGTTGAACAGGGAAAAAAAGGAATACCCCTGCATTTTTTGTACCAATATAAATGGAAACACTATAAATAATACCTTATTTGAATTTGGTACAAGGTCTTGGAGATTTTTCATCCTCTCTGAGATCTTCTCTCTGCGAAGCTGCAGTATTAAGCAAGTTCCAGTTAAAAATATATGATAGGGCATGAACACATAGATAAAATTCAACCAACCCAAGTTATGAAACATTTTCATTTATCTAGAGTGAATTTACCAAACAAGGTAACTCACCCGTTCAGCAATACTATGAGGGTCAGTTGCCTGTCCACGACGAGCCCTTGCTCGTGGCTTAGCACTGGCACTATTTCCATTAGCTGAATTTGCCTTGTTCTGCGCATCAGCAGAATGGCTGATAGGGACAGGGTACTCACTTTTATTGTTATGGATCGTTGAGCTTATCTGAACATTTGCAAACAGAGTCAAACTCAGTTAGATATGAATCCAAAGAAAGAGAATAAAATGAAACACTAAATATGTAACAAATGCTAAAGAAAACCTTTGAAGGAATCAGTGTCCCTTGTGCTTCACTCACTGCCATCTGACTACCAGAAGCGAAAGGGAGCGGAATATTGCACATCACATTTTGTTCCTGCAATACGAACAAAAGAAGTTAATTTACCAGTACAGAATTGAATGAACAATAACTTGCGGTTATTGCTGTTTAGTGGCAGAGTTCCAAAATTAAAACCTGTTGTTCAGCCTTCAAACCACTACCAGCTAGTTGAGACTGCTCGGCCGTACCAAAAGATGAGATGCCACCACTGAGAAATTCTTTGCTATCCTGTATTACCACAAGAATGAATAGTCAAGTGAATGAGAAATAGGTAGCAGTAGTACCAATATGTTACAGTTATATCTTTGTCATGAGCATTACATGTAGTGATGCCATGGTTGCCTCATCAAATACTGACAGGTTCCCATTTGAATGACTTGTATTGTTGAACATAGCAGCATTTTGTATCCCTTGAAAACTGAAAGCTTCTAGGCTTACTGGTTCCATGTAGGAAGGAACATTTTGGAATGTCGAACACAGAGTTGAGGCTGAAGAAACAgcatgtacatcagcaagaaaagCTGAAACTTCACTACCATTGCTTTCAATTGAACTGGACAAGGCATGAGGAAGTTCTAGAAGGCCAGGGGTATCCAACTGCAGGTCAAATGTTCCAGGTGTTGAAGTGCAGTGAAGAGTCCCTGATGGGATTAAATTACTTTGCAGACTGCCATTGTTCTGAAGTTGTGGAAGCTCCATAAGGCTGTTGGAAGGTTTGTTCTCTGACAGAATCTCACCAGATAATAGATCAGTCTGGGTGTTGTACGGCAAGCACCCATTTGCAAGCATAGCAGGGTTCTGTTCATGCTCATCAAATGTTAAATTCTGATTTGATCTAGCTCTGAAATAGCCTGCAGGTGGCATACTTCCTTCTTCTGCATATGATTCCACTGAACCATCAACAAAGCTATAATTCTCAGAAGCGGAATTGTCAGGCCATGAAGGAAAGAAAGAACCATTAGAGTAGTCCATCTTTACACCCTTACAACTTGACTCCCCAACCTCTGCTCAGAAATATTATGAAAAGAGTGACTTGTAGATACTTAAAGTGACAGCAACTGGTGATCTTATCATTCATCCATG
The sequence above is drawn from the Triticum aestivum cultivar Chinese Spring chromosome 7A, IWGSC CS RefSeq v2.1, whole genome shotgun sequence genome and encodes:
- the LOC123149136 gene encoding transcription factor UNE12, which produces MDYSNGSFFPSWPDNSASENYSFVDGSVESYAEEGSMPPAGYFRARSNQNLTFDEHEQNPAMLANGCLPYNTQTDLLSGEILSENKPSNSLMELPQLQNNGSLQSNLIPSGTLHCTSTPGTFDLQLDTPGLLELPHALSSSIESNGSEVSAFLADVHAVSSASTLCSTFQNVPSYMEPVSLEAFSFQGIQNAAMFNNTSHSNGNLSVFDEATMASLHDSKEFLSGGISSFGTAEQSQLAGSGLKAEQQEQNVMCNIPLPFASGSQMAVSEAQGTLIPSKISSTIHNNKSEYPVPISHSADAQNKANSANGNSASAKPRARARRGQATDPHSIAERLRREKISERMKNLQDLVPNSNKADKSSMLDEIIDYVKFLQLQVKVLSMSRLGAPGAVLPLLAESQTEGHSNSSLSPPTASQGLLDAAGPEDSLVFEQEVIKLMETSITNAMQYLQNKGLCLMPIALASAISNQKGTSAAAVPPER